In Microtus pennsylvanicus isolate mMicPen1 chromosome 12, mMicPen1.hap1, whole genome shotgun sequence, the following proteins share a genomic window:
- the Cxcl11 gene encoding C-X-C motif chemokine 11, which translates to MKGIAIAFAVLICATAVQGFTMFRAGRCLCIDPGVKAVRMADIERVSIIYPTRGCAKVEVIVTLKANKGERCLNPKSKQARIIQQAIERKSSLKRQNHVKS; encoded by the exons ATGAAGGGCATCGCCATAGCCTTCGCTGTGCTAATCTGTGCTACAGCTGTCCAAG GCTTCACTATGTTCAGAGCGGGGCGCTGCCTTTGCATAGACCCTGGAGTGAAAGCCGTCAGGATGGCAGATATCGAGAGAGTCTCCATAATCTACCCGACTAGAGGCTGTGCCAAAGTCGAAGTGAT TGTTACCCTGAAAGCCAATAAAGGAGAAAGGTGCCTGAACCCCAAATCAAAGCAAGCACGCATCATACAACAG gcaatagaaagaaaaagttctTTAAAGCGCCAAAACCATGTGAAGTCCTAA